One window of Thermocoleostomius sinensis A174 genomic DNA carries:
- a CDS encoding cadherin domain-containing protein produces MPATPGNEFRVNTTTENSQVTYGPFSSTDHRTTRAVAADAEGNFVVVWSSQGQDDPAEPVGWGVYAQRYNKDGVAQGGPILVNQGHVVTGDQISAAVAMDADGDFIVTWSSYAFYQPLDRDGFGVFAQRFSRTGATQGSTFLVNTTTTGNQEDSDIATLADGRFIVTWTSRTHNHSDVYTCLYSATGAALGPEILVNSTTTGDQRNSSVAVDAQGRFVVVWESEGQDGSRSGIYAQIFAANGDKLGGEFRVNTYTTNDQKHPSVAIDADGDFVITWSSDGQDGNGWGVYARRFKIDESAANKRIEKDVADVRVNHVVSGSQQYSAVAMDANGNYTITWTSAVSGSGNDVLYRRYDANGNVLDRDQGGEGVFSANAYTLRNQEFSSIAIDGNGNFIIGWTSEDQTTGNPATSDQGNGVFARRFTVPSTANRTPTDIRLSASQVREDAAVETVIGTLSTIDPDTSDTHTYTLVAGAVDNATFKIVRLSTGQYQLRVNGPLDYETKPTYTVRIKTDDGRGGTLTKDLTITTLNVNEAPTNLTLSNTVVAENAAIGTEIGTLTGTDPEGPSGLTYSLVDNLADNGAFRIVNNKLVVNAGLDFETKDTYNIRIAVTDAEGLRFKKDFTIQVTNVNEAPTNLTLSKTTVNQNVGSNFEVGSFTTTDPDRNDTHTYALVNTSTNPDNAAFRIENNKLILISPPPSGKNSYQIQVRTTDAGGASFTRTFTITVDRTAANAPTNLTLSNDRIAENTGNNKEIGVFSTTDADAGDTHTYTFAESTAYPDNSAFRIEGNKLVLINSANFEVQNRYRIKVRTTDRAGLFIEREFTIRITNVNETPTALSLDNTEVNEGIPNNFTVGTFETTDPDAGDTHTYTLIDSTNFADNAAFRIENNKLILINSPNFETKPEYIIKVRTTDAGGKFLDRTFTITVNDTISGRPTGISLSNDRIVENSGNNQEIGRFSTTDPDDTQHTYTFVGTSDFPDNAAFRIEGNKLILINSPDFETKPSYRIKVRSTDDDNLFWEQTFTIVVENVNEAPTALVLSNSTVAENAGENTEIGTFATTDPDRNDTHTYTFTSNSTYPDNAAFRIEGNKLILINSPDFETKSEYTIRVRTTDAGGKSLNRTFTITVQDTGETPTALNLSRTNVDENVGDNFTVATLSTVDPDRGDTHTYTFVNNSIYPDNAAFRIDGNRLIVLRSPNFEAQPSYRIKLRSTDSGGRFVEREFTITVNDRPDRPPSDLTLSNSRLDEDAGSNAEVGTLTTTDPDVGDRHTYLLVGNLPDNSAFRLEGNKLILRDAPDFETKSSYRIKLRTTDGDGLFFEKEFTITIDNTNETPIGLNLSNTRVNEDVANNHTVGTFTTTDPDRNDTHTYTLIGNLPDNSAFRIDGNRLVLINSPNFEVKPIYTIRVRTTDAGGKFFDRTFTITVDDRNDAPTNLSLSRTDVDENVGDNVTVGTLTTTDPDLDDTHTYSLINGFGDNSAFAVSGNRLIVRQSPNFEVKPSYRIKIRTTDAEGLFFDKEFTITVNDRLDRPPTDLRLSNTQVSEDVADNVAVGSLSTIDLDLGDRHTYTLVGNLPDNSAFRINGNQLILINSPNFEAKSSYRIKLRTTDGDGLFFEKEFTITVLDGNDAPTNLTLSNTQLNENVGVNAEVDSFSTIDPDADDRHSYSLIDSATFADNSAFIISGNKLILRANPDFETKPSYRIKVRTTDRGGLSFDKEFTITINNVNDAPSDLRLSNAQLNENVGDNSEVGTFSTIDQDAGDSHTYSLVSGFQDNSAFIISGNKLILRANPDFETKPSYRIKVRTTDRGGLSFDKEFTITINNVNEAPIVTTASDVLTYTEDSDAILVDAAILVRDPDSATLAGATITIGGYRAGDRLLFTNQGAINGSFDPTTGILRLTGTTTIEAYQTALRSIQYIHNGHNPGTGDRLIRVTVTDGEVTSRVATRTIRIVPINDAPIVTTSTGELTYPENAGTLMIDADLTVRDEDSLFLESATVTINGYVAGQDRLEFTSPDRNIGAIFNNATGTLLLTGRAPVTTYQAVLRSIAYSNSRNNPSQTIRTIQFSVSDGEASSSPASRTVRLLPANSVPVVNLTDHVLIYRENASPIALDAAMRVIDDSGNLTGATIVLEGYVANQDRLHFVNQNGIRGSFASGILTLTGTASIAQYQQALRSITYANSSENPDTKSRTIRVTVTDGTATSVVATRLLQVVSVNDAPIVIPSVQSVLVTESTRTITLDPGLNLRDADHTNLTGATLVINGYLPGEDRLLFQDQNGITGRFNSATGVLSLTGTASLRHYRTALRSIQYANLSTVPTPAFRIVELTVTDGITPSHTAAIPIRFDRRLTLPVLDLNGADNGLDFRSTFVVTGPAVSIVSSDARLTHPNGSVLTSAQVVITNPHNWQTEELLVEIQNTGITARYDRQRSTLNLNGIASLATYLGVLRSVRYYNSSPTPDRTTRTVVFSVSDGTVRSEPAETTVQLTPVNLLNQGTPNDDQLVTTPATDLINTQAGNDTLFSILDYLQQNDQISGGDGLDTFVLQDGAGTAWVQVDNPVNQLSGILTGNTTITQFEWFDFSRFTGSVTMLGSDRRSNHLTGGRGNDVLVGGSGNDVLIGNAGHDRLDGGAGDDTLMGGFGDDTYVVDSVRDVIVEDVNGGFETVMASVNWTLASPLDDLILTGTAMVGTGNDLNNALTGNAMNNQLLGNGGNDILLGLGGNDRLLGGDGNDVLQGGNGNDRLIGGKGDDRLIGGSGRDVLAGGKGKDRFVILQAKKSRDTIKDFNPADDTIQISRQGFGRDLNRGKIKSHQFVLGSRATDSRDRFIYDRSAGVLFFDPDGVGGASAIQVAKLSNRPNLGRTDIAIVL; encoded by the coding sequence ATGCCAGCCACTCCCGGTAATGAATTCAGAGTAAATACGACTACCGAAAATAGTCAGGTTACTTACGGGCCTTTTTCCTCAACCGATCATCGCACGACTCGCGCTGTTGCTGCCGATGCCGAGGGAAATTTTGTGGTGGTGTGGTCAAGCCAAGGGCAGGATGATCCCGCTGAACCCGTGGGCTGGGGTGTGTATGCCCAACGCTACAACAAAGATGGCGTGGCGCAAGGTGGCCCGATTTTAGTGAATCAGGGGCATGTGGTGACAGGCGATCAAATTTCGGCGGCGGTGGCGATGGATGCGGATGGGGATTTTATCGTCACATGGTCTAGCTATGCCTTCTATCAACCACTCGATCGCGATGGGTTTGGGGTGTTCGCTCAACGCTTCAGCCGCACTGGAGCCACACAGGGATCAACATTTTTGGTCAACACGACGACGACGGGCAATCAGGAAGATTCAGATATTGCTACTCTGGCGGACGGACGGTTCATTGTTACCTGGACATCACGAACCCATAATCACTCCGATGTCTACACGTGCCTCTATAGTGCCACGGGTGCTGCTCTAGGACCTGAAATTCTAGTCAACAGCACTACAACGGGCGATCAGCGCAATTCATCAGTCGCAGTCGATGCCCAAGGGCGGTTTGTGGTGGTGTGGGAAAGTGAGGGGCAAGACGGCAGTCGATCGGGGATCTATGCTCAAATCTTCGCGGCGAATGGCGACAAATTGGGGGGAGAGTTTCGCGTTAATACCTACACGACCAACGATCAGAAGCATCCTAGTGTAGCGATCGATGCCGACGGCGATTTTGTCATCACTTGGTCAAGTGACGGTCAGGATGGCAACGGGTGGGGGGTCTATGCGCGTCGCTTCAAAATTGATGAGTCTGCTGCCAATAAGCGCATTGAGAAAGATGTAGCCGATGTGCGAGTCAACCATGTTGTTAGTGGCAGCCAGCAATATTCGGCGGTGGCGATGGATGCCAACGGCAACTATACCATTACCTGGACAAGTGCAGTTTCGGGCAGTGGCAATGATGTTCTCTACCGTCGTTATGACGCCAACGGCAATGTGCTCGATCGCGATCAGGGGGGGGAAGGGGTCTTTTCGGCCAATGCCTACACGCTGCGAAACCAAGAGTTTTCGTCGATCGCGATCGATGGCAACGGTAATTTCATCATCGGCTGGACGAGTGAAGATCAGACTACTGGCAATCCTGCAACGAGTGATCAAGGAAATGGTGTGTTTGCTCGTCGGTTTACGGTTCCGTCTACGGCCAATCGTACCCCTACGGATATTCGCTTAAGTGCTAGCCAAGTCCGTGAAGATGCAGCGGTAGAGACGGTAATCGGTACCCTCAGCACGATCGATCCAGATACAAGCGATACTCATACCTACACCCTGGTGGCGGGTGCGGTGGACAATGCCACATTCAAAATCGTCAGACTCAGCACGGGACAATATCAACTACGAGTCAATGGTCCGCTGGATTATGAAACCAAGCCCACTTATACCGTTCGGATCAAAACCGATGATGGCAGGGGCGGCACGCTGACGAAAGACCTGACCATCACCACACTGAATGTCAACGAAGCACCGACGAATTTGACCCTAAGCAATACGGTTGTGGCGGAAAATGCGGCGATCGGCACAGAGATTGGCACGCTGACCGGCACAGATCCTGAAGGCCCGTCGGGTCTAACTTACTCATTAGTAGACAACTTAGCCGACAACGGAGCGTTCCGGATTGTCAACAACAAGCTGGTGGTGAATGCTGGGCTGGATTTTGAAACCAAGGACACCTACAACATTCGCATTGCTGTCACCGATGCCGAGGGGTTGCGCTTCAAAAAGGATTTCACGATCCAAGTCACAAATGTCAACGAAGCGCCCACGAACCTGACGCTAAGCAAAACGACGGTGAATCAGAACGTCGGCAGTAATTTCGAGGTGGGCAGTTTTACCACTACCGACCCCGATCGCAACGACACCCATACCTACGCCCTCGTCAATACCAGCACCAACCCAGACAATGCTGCCTTTCGAATTGAGAACAATAAGCTGATTCTCATCAGTCCACCGCCATCGGGCAAAAATTCCTATCAGATTCAAGTTCGTACCACCGATGCTGGGGGAGCTAGTTTTACCCGCACGTTCACAATTACAGTCGATCGCACAGCAGCTAACGCTCCTACGAATTTGACGTTAAGCAACGATCGAATTGCTGAGAATACCGGAAACAATAAAGAAATTGGCGTTTTTTCAACCACTGATGCGGATGCAGGCGATACCCATACTTACACTTTTGCGGAATCGACTGCCTATCCTGATAATTCAGCATTTAGGATTGAAGGAAACAAACTAGTTCTAATTAACTCGGCAAATTTTGAAGTACAAAATCGGTATCGAATTAAGGTTCGCACAACGGATAGAGCGGGACTATTTATTGAGCGAGAATTTACCATTCGTATTACCAATGTCAATGAAACGCCCACCGCACTCAGCTTAGACAATACCGAAGTTAACGAAGGTATCCCCAATAACTTTACGGTTGGTACGTTTGAAACCACCGATCCAGATGCAGGCGATACCCATACCTATACGCTGATTGACAGCACCAACTTTGCCGACAATGCGGCGTTTCGGATTGAGAATAATAAGCTGATCCTGATTAACTCGCCGAACTTTGAGACCAAGCCTGAATACATCATCAAAGTCCGTACTACCGACGCAGGCGGCAAATTCCTCGATCGTACTTTTACGATCACCGTCAACGATACAATTTCTGGTCGTCCTACCGGCATCAGCCTTAGCAACGATCGCATCGTCGAGAACTCAGGCAACAATCAGGAAATTGGTCGTTTCAGCACCACCGATCCTGATGATACGCAACACACCTATACTTTTGTTGGAACGTCAGATTTCCCCGACAATGCGGCGTTTCGGATTGAGGGCAACAAGCTCATTCTGATCAACTCGCCCGATTTTGAAACGAAGCCGAGTTACCGCATTAAGGTACGCTCTACCGATGATGACAATCTGTTCTGGGAGCAGACCTTTACGATCGTGGTGGAGAACGTCAACGAAGCCCCTACTGCTCTGGTGCTCAGTAACAGCACGGTGGCGGAAAATGCGGGAGAGAATACTGAAATTGGTACGTTTGCTACCACTGATCCCGATCGCAATGATACCCATACCTATACCTTCACCAGTAACAGCACCTATCCTGACAACGCGGCGTTTCGGATTGAGGGCAACAAGCTCATTCTGATCAACTCGCCCGATTTTGAGACGAAATCTGAATACACTATCAGAGTTCGTACGACAGATGCAGGCGGTAAAAGCCTCAACCGTACCTTCACCATCACCGTCCAAGACACAGGGGAAACGCCCACCGCGCTGAATCTCAGCAGAACCAACGTGGATGAGAACGTGGGGGATAATTTCACGGTAGCTACCCTCAGCACCGTTGATCCCGATCGAGGTGATACCCACACCTACACGTTTGTCAACAACAGCATTTATCCCGATAATGCCGCCTTTCGTATCGATGGTAATCGGCTAATTGTGCTGCGATCGCCCAACTTTGAAGCTCAGCCCAGTTACCGGATCAAGCTTCGTTCAACCGACAGCGGCGGTCGGTTTGTTGAACGCGAATTTACCATTACTGTAAACGATCGCCCCGATCGCCCCCCCTCTGACCTGACGCTAAGCAATAGCCGCCTTGATGAGGACGCAGGCAGCAATGCTGAAGTGGGTACGCTGACGACCACCGATCCGGATGTGGGCGATCGACATACCTATTTGCTGGTGGGTAATTTACCGGATAACAGCGCCTTCCGACTAGAGGGCAACAAGCTGATCTTGAGAGATGCCCCTGACTTTGAAACCAAATCCAGCTACCGGATCAAACTGCGCACCACCGATGGCGACGGGCTGTTCTTTGAAAAAGAATTCACGATCACGATCGACAACACCAACGAAACACCGATCGGACTGAACTTAAGTAACACCCGCGTCAATGAAGACGTTGCCAATAACCATACAGTGGGCACGTTTACCACCACCGACCCCGATCGCAACGACACCCATACCTATACCCTGATCGGCAATCTCCCTGACAACAGCGCCTTTCGTATTGACGGCAATCGATTGGTGCTGATCAACTCCCCCAACTTTGAAGTCAAACCTATCTACACGATCAGAGTTCGTACCACCGATGCGGGCGGCAAATTTTTCGATCGCACGTTCACCATTACTGTAGACGATCGCAATGATGCTCCCACGAACCTTAGCCTCAGCCGCACCGATGTCGATGAGAACGTGGGCGATAATGTCACCGTCGGCACGCTGACAACGACTGATCCCGATCTAGACGATACCCATACCTACAGTTTGATTAACGGGTTTGGTGATAACAGTGCGTTTGCAGTTAGCGGCAACCGCTTGATAGTGCGGCAATCGCCCAACTTTGAAGTTAAGCCCAGCTATCGCATCAAAATCCGCACCACTGATGCGGAAGGGCTATTTTTCGACAAAGAATTTACGATCACAGTCAACGATCGCCTCGATCGTCCCCCTACCGATCTGCGGCTCAGCAACACGCAAGTCAGCGAGGACGTGGCCGATAATGTTGCAGTCGGCAGCCTCAGCACCATCGACCTCGATCTGGGCGATCGCCATACCTATACACTCGTGGGGAATTTACCCGATAACAGTGCTTTTCGCATCAATGGCAATCAACTGATTCTAATTAATTCCCCTAATTTTGAAGCCAAATCCAGCTACCGGATCAAACTGCGCACCACCGATGGCGACGGGCTGTTTTTCGAGAAAGAATTCACGATCACTGTCCTGGATGGCAATGATGCCCCCACCAACCTTACTCTCAGCAACACTCAACTGAATGAGAATGTGGGAGTCAATGCGGAAGTGGACAGCTTCAGCACCATCGATCCTGATGCGGACGATCGCCACAGCTATAGCCTGATCGACAGTGCTACATTTGCCGACAACAGCGCCTTTATCATCAGCGGCAATAAGCTGATTCTTCGGGCTAACCCCGATTTTGAAACGAAGCCCAGTTACCGCATCAAAGTTCGCACTACCGATCGCGGCGGTCTCAGTTTCGACAAAGAGTTCACTATCACCATCAACAACGTCAACGATGCCCCCAGCGATCTACGGCTCAGCAATGCCCAACTCAACGAAAATGTCGGTGACAATAGTGAAGTAGGAACTTTCAGCACGATCGATCAAGATGCTGGTGACAGCCATACTTACAGTCTTGTTTCAGGCTTTCAGGACAACAGCGCCTTTATCATCAGCGGCAATAAGCTGATTCTTCGGGCTAACCCCGATTTTGAAACGAAGCCCAGTTACCGCATCAAAGTTCGCACTACCGATCGCGGCGGTCTCAGTTTCGACAAAGAGTTCACTATCACCATCAACAACGTCAACGAAGCGCCGATTGTGACAACGGCGTCAGATGTACTGACCTACACCGAAGACAGCGATGCAATTCTGGTCGATGCAGCAATTCTGGTACGAGATCCCGACAGTGCTACCCTTGCTGGAGCTACGATCACCATTGGCGGCTACCGGGCGGGCGATCGGTTACTGTTCACTAATCAAGGAGCAATCAACGGCAGCTTTGACCCAACGACGGGAATTCTCAGACTAACGGGCACGACTACAATCGAGGCTTATCAGACGGCGCTACGATCGATCCAATATATCCACAATGGTCACAATCCGGGTACGGGCGATCGGTTAATTCGCGTTACTGTCACCGATGGTGAGGTCACTAGCCGCGTTGCCACTCGCACGATTCGCATCGTCCCAATCAACGACGCGCCGATTGTCACCACCTCCACCGGAGAATTGACCTACCCAGAAAATGCTGGAACGCTGATGATCGATGCTGACCTCACCGTGCGTGACGAAGATAGCCTCTTTTTAGAAAGCGCTACCGTTACCATCAATGGTTATGTAGCCGGACAGGATCGCCTGGAGTTTACCAGCCCCGATCGCAATATTGGCGCCATTTTCAATAACGCTACGGGAACCCTGCTGCTCACGGGACGCGCCCCCGTCACCACCTATCAGGCGGTACTGCGATCGATCGCCTACAGTAACAGCCGCAACAATCCCAGTCAAACAATCCGCACGATTCAGTTTTCGGTATCAGATGGAGAAGCCAGCAGTAGCCCGGCTAGTCGCACCGTTCGCCTATTGCCCGCCAATTCGGTTCCAGTGGTTAACTTGACCGATCACGTCTTGATCTATCGCGAAAACGCTAGTCCGATCGCCCTCGATGCTGCCATGCGGGTAATCGACGACAGCGGCAACTTAACCGGAGCCACGATCGTCCTGGAAGGCTACGTCGCCAATCAAGATCGCCTTCACTTTGTCAATCAGAACGGGATTCGTGGCAGCTTTGCCAGCGGCATTCTCACCCTGACAGGAACTGCCTCGATCGCCCAATATCAGCAAGCGCTGCGATCAATCACCTACGCCAACAGTAGTGAGAACCCGGATACCAAAAGCCGCACCATTCGCGTGACCGTCACTGATGGCACTGCCACTAGCGTTGTCGCCACTCGATTGCTGCAAGTGGTCTCTGTCAACGATGCCCCGATTGTTATCCCATCTGTTCAGTCTGTCCTCGTTACTGAATCTACCCGCACCATCACCCTCGATCCGGGGCTAAACTTGCGCGATGCCGATCACACCAATCTTACGGGCGCTACGCTCGTCATCAACGGATATCTTCCCGGCGAAGATCGACTGTTGTTTCAAGATCAAAACGGCATCACCGGCCGCTTCAACAGCGCTACGGGGGTATTAAGCCTGACGGGAACAGCTTCCCTGAGGCATTACCGAACAGCGCTACGTTCAATCCAATATGCTAACCTCAGCACCGTCCCCACTCCTGCTTTCCGCATAGTGGAACTGACGGTGACAGATGGGATCACGCCTAGCCACACAGCAGCCATCCCAATTCGCTTCGATCGCCGCCTAACGCTACCTGTGTTGGATCTCAACGGCGCAGACAATGGACTCGACTTTCGTAGCACCTTTGTGGTGACCGGCCCGGCGGTGTCGATCGTATCATCCGATGCCCGACTCACCCATCCCAATGGCTCTGTATTAACTTCAGCGCAAGTCGTGATCACTAATCCGCACAACTGGCAAACCGAAGAACTACTCGTTGAGATCCAGAATACTGGGATTACAGCCCGCTACGATCGTCAACGCTCCACCCTCAACCTGAACGGCATTGCTTCCCTTGCCACGTATTTAGGGGTTTTGCGCAGCGTTCGCTATTACAATTCCTCGCCTACACCCGATCGCACCACACGAACGGTTGTGTTTTCGGTCAGTGATGGCACAGTTCGTAGCGAACCAGCCGAGACAACGGTGCAACTAACGCCAGTGAATCTGTTGAATCAGGGTACTCCCAATGATGATCAACTGGTGACGACCCCAGCCACAGACTTAATCAACACCCAAGCTGGCAATGATACCCTATTTTCCATTCTAGATTACCTGCAACAGAACGATCAAATCAGCGGTGGAGATGGTCTGGATACGTTTGTGCTGCAAGATGGAGCCGGGACAGCCTGGGTGCAGGTCGATAATCCGGTGAATCAACTCAGTGGTATCCTCACAGGTAACACCACTATCACTCAGTTTGAATGGTTCGATTTCAGTAGGTTTACGGGCAGTGTTACCATGCTGGGCAGCGATCGTCGCAGCAACCATTTAACGGGTGGACGCGGAAATGACGTGCTGGTTGGCGGCAGTGGCAATGATGTTCTGATTGGCAATGCGGGTCACGATCGCTTGGATGGCGGCGCTGGTGACGATACGCTAATGGGTGGGTTCGGCGATGATACTTACGTGGTTGATAGTGTGAGGGATGTCATTGTTGAAGACGTGAACGGTGGCTTTGAGACTGTGATGGCGTCCGTAAATTGGACATTGGCATCACCACTAGACGATTTAATTCTGACCGGTACAGCGATGGTTGGTACAGGCAACGACCTCAACAACGCTCTTACGGGAAATGCGATGAATAACCAGTTGCTTGGCAATGGCGGCAATGACATCCTACTGGGGCTGGGTGGCAACGATCGCTTGCTGGGTGGTGATGGCAACGATGTTTTGCAGGGCGGTAATGGCAACGATCGGCTAATCGGGGGCAAGGGCGACGATCGGCTAATCGGGGGCAGCGGTCGAGATGTACTCGCTGGGGGGAAGGGCAAGGATCGCTTTGTGATTTTGCAAGCGAAAAAAAGCCGCGATACCATTAAAGACTTCAATCCAGCGGATGACACGATTCAAATTTCTCGGCAAGGATTTGGGCGCGACTTGAATCGGGGGAAAATCAAGTCCCATCAATTCGTTTTGGGGAGTCGCGCCACTGATAGCCGTGATCGGTTTATTTACGATCGATCGGCAGGTGTGTTGTTCTTCGATCCCGATGGCGTCGGTGGAGCTTCAGCCATCCAAGTTGCTAAACTGTCAAATCGACCAAACTTAGGGCGAACAGACATTGCTATTGTGCTTTGA
- the ilvN gene encoding acetolactate synthase small subunit — protein MKHTLSVLVEDEAGVLTRIAGLFARRGFNIESLAVGPAEQVGISRITMVVPGDDRAIEQVTKQLYKLINVIKVQDITEVPCVERELMLLKVNATSTNRSEIIELAQIFRARVVDVAEDSLTLEVVGDPGKMVAIVQVLNRFGLREVARTGKIALMRESGVNTEYLKSLEARV, from the coding sequence ATGAAACATACACTTTCCGTATTAGTAGAAGACGAAGCTGGCGTTTTAACTCGTATTGCAGGATTGTTTGCTCGGCGAGGCTTTAATATTGAAAGCCTTGCTGTTGGCCCAGCTGAACAGGTAGGAATCTCTCGAATTACGATGGTGGTTCCGGGGGATGATCGCGCCATCGAACAGGTGACCAAACAGCTTTATAAACTTATCAATGTTATTAAAGTGCAAGATATTACCGAAGTGCCGTGTGTCGAACGAGAACTGATGCTGCTGAAGGTAAATGCCACCAGTACCAATCGATCGGAAATTATCGAACTAGCACAAATTTTTCGGGCCCGAGTTGTCGATGTAGCTGAAGATTCCTTGACCCTGGAAGTGGTTGGTGATCCTGGGAAAATGGTGGCGATCGTGCAAGTTTTGAATCGGTTTGGTTTGCGAGAAGTAGCCCGTACTGGAAAAATTGCCTTGATGCGAGAATCAGGAGTAAATACAGAATACCTCAAGTCTCTAGAAGCACGAGTATAG
- a CDS encoding TPM domain-containing protein, whose translation MLHFHPSKLFSCLIALSIVLLSWVIAPVAQAYDNPELLPDHYTPVIDLADSLTDIQEQNLAQQLDEFEAETGWKLRVLTQFDRTPGRAVKEFWGLDDRSVMLVADPRGGNLLNFSVGDALFELLPRTFWIELQTRYGNQFFVRDNGEDASILEALGSLEGCLRQGGCQVVPGLPREQWILTLVTSVIGGLVFGFAAQPREPGKPFSWQWALIFSPLWGILFIAFGIGPVVTRTADWLPLFRNIAGFVLGALVAYLSPMLNASSTSET comes from the coding sequence ATGCTACACTTCCACCCGTCAAAACTGTTTAGTTGCCTGATTGCCCTGTCGATTGTTCTGCTGAGTTGGGTCATTGCCCCTGTCGCACAGGCCTACGATAACCCCGAGTTGCTGCCCGATCACTATACGCCTGTGATTGATCTGGCAGATTCGCTTACCGATATTCAAGAGCAAAATCTGGCGCAACAACTCGATGAGTTCGAGGCAGAAACTGGGTGGAAACTGAGAGTATTGACGCAGTTTGATCGTACTCCTGGTCGCGCTGTGAAAGAGTTTTGGGGTCTCGACGATCGCAGCGTTATGCTTGTGGCCGATCCAAGAGGCGGTAATCTCCTCAATTTCAGCGTAGGCGATGCATTGTTTGAGTTATTACCCCGCACATTTTGGATTGAACTCCAAACCCGCTATGGCAATCAGTTTTTTGTGCGAGACAACGGTGAAGATGCTTCGATCTTAGAGGCCTTAGGATCTCTAGAAGGATGCTTACGTCAAGGGGGCTGTCAAGTTGTGCCGGGTCTACCCAGAGAACAGTGGATTCTGACGCTGGTGACCTCGGTGATTGGAGGCTTGGTGTTTGGCTTTGCGGCTCAACCGCGTGAACCAGGAAAACCATTTTCGTGGCAATGGGCCCTGATTTTTTCGCCTTTGTGGGGAATTCTCTTCATTGCATTTGGTATTGGCCCAGTTGTAACGCGTACGGCGGATTGGTTACCGCTCTTCCGCAATATTGCTGGATTTGTTTTGGGGGCTTTGGTTGCCTACCTATCTCCTATGTTGAATGCTTCTTCTACGTCGGAAACCTAG